From the genome of Nicotiana sylvestris chromosome 2, ASM39365v2, whole genome shotgun sequence, one region includes:
- the LOC104249831 gene encoding uncharacterized protein, translating into MDISEEKSAKSQLPIEGDHEQKATKSEETAKENDQGIITAPKTVKIESDANIAAEQVKEENPTEDKKNEEVKNEEKAGEDTKESAEGLDEEKKPSEKKFKCRPIAFLLGLPFALISLVLAFVGGIIWIFGLMLTCICPCCFCVTILVEMALGLVNAPFALFQYITDKIPF; encoded by the exons ATGGATATCAGCGAAGAGAAATCAGCAAAGTCACAGTTACCCATTGAAGGAGATCACGAACAGAAAGCAACAAAGTCAGAAGAAACAGCTAAGGAAAATGATCAAGGGATCATCACTGCACCAAAGACTGTAAAAATTGAAAGTGATGCAAATATAGCTGCAGAACAagttaaagaagaaaatccaactGAGGACAAGAAAAATGAAGAAGTTAAGAATGAAGAGAAAGCCGGTGAAGATACAAAAGAAAGTGCAGAAGGGCTAGATGAGGAGAAGAAGCCAAGTGAAAAAAAGTTCAAATGCCGGCCAATAGCGTTTCTGTTGGGACTTCCATTTGCCCTTATATCTCTTGTCCTCGCTTTTGTTGGAGGAATTATCTGGATTTTCGG GTTAATGTTAACATGCATATGCCCCTGCTGCTTCTGTGTGACAATCTTGGTTGAAATGGCACTTGGTCTAGTCAATGCTCCTTTTGCCTTATTCCAGTATATCACTGATAAAATACCTTTCTGA
- the LOC138884324 gene encoding uncharacterized protein, with the protein MHDFIMAEDLELWDIICDGPFVPMKTGGKGTVIVPKTRKEYNDADRNAIEKNFRANKIIFCGIRPDEYNHISACQSAKEIWKTFLTAHEGTTQVKQSKIDMLTTEYELFEMKEDAHPKKQDGPKNTQCLPSSWESKVNAITEAKDLQKLTIDELIGNLKTYKMKRKKDFKRREPKKEKNLVLKAANRDSSSDEFYMEYLTRRFQKMIQKNGGIPKKRSSSRNFEENDCCHKYGQFGHFFKDLPLHKQDHYKANTEKATKRNQVPDRKFKRRDVANNMLKRALVDWGNSSSESEGETHDSC; encoded by the exons ATGCATGACTTCATTATGGCTGAGGACTTAGAGCTGTGGGATATAATATGTGATGGACCTTTTGTTCCCATGAAAACTGGTGGCAAGGGAACAGTTATAGTcccaaaaacaagaaaagagtacAACGATGCTGATAGAAATGCTATTGAGAAGAATTTTAGGGCAAATAAGATTATTTTTTGTGGCATCAGACCAGATGAGTACAACCACATCTCAGCTTGTCAGTCTGCTAAAGAGATTTGGAAAACTTTTCTAACTGCCCATGAGGGAACTACTCAAGTTAAGCAGTCCAAAATTGATATGCTTACTACTGAGTATGAGCTTTTTGAGATGAAGGAGGATGC TCATCCCAAGAAACAAGATGGTCCGAAAAATACTCAGTGTTTACCAAGTTCTTGGGAAAGTAAAGTAAATGCTATCACTGAGGCCAAGGATTTGCAGAAGCTGACCATTGATGAACTCATTGGAAATCTCAAAACTTATAAGATGAAGAGAAAGaaggattttaaaagaagagagcccaagaaggagaagaacctggttctcaaGGCTGCCAACAGAGACTCAAGTAGTGATGAATTCTACATGGAGTATCTCACTCGAAGATTCCAAAAGATGATTCAGAAAAATGGTGGGATTCCAAAGAAAAGGAGTTCCAGCAGGAATTTTGAAGAAAACGATTGCTGCCATAAGTATGGACAGTTTGGACACTTCTTTAAAGACTTACCTCTCCATAAGCAGGATCATTACAAAGCCAACACTGAAAAAGCCACTAAAAGGAACCAGGTCCCTGATAGAAAGTTCAAAAGAAGAGATGTTGCTAACAACATGTTGAAGCGAGCCCTAGTTGATTGGGGAAATTCCTCTAGTGAATCTGAAGGTGAAACACATGATAGTTGCTGA
- the LOC138884323 gene encoding uncharacterized protein, translating into MYASSAKKVWDEFKERFDKDNLTRTYQFWAEIASLKQGTKSVTSYFSKVKDLWDELDILAPLPSCDCEKSRPYVEHLVRQRLLQFIRGLNESYSQVRSNILQRRPVLSVNQAYALAVQEESQRTLGVVESNKEPLTMLAGRGQMFKGKKPGLICEHCGYKGHLKENCYKIIGYPSDFKSKKKGQLGTYKPFANNANTDACVEARNQPQGNYLTTEQYKLLVSLLEKTSLEERSVGPSELTGSSNMVGIMSLMSNVSNVCVYDWIIYSGASHHITFCKSVLDSIRLVEGQYSFGVQTPTGDRSEITHAGDATILGNQKIKNVLYVPNFKFNLLSVSKLTKDLCCSACFFPNFCVFQGLYSGRVLGIGRENSGLYILSRGDVVVAGSFHKEAVTTTLWHQRLGHASTYAMQHLPDLKNKVKLEMQKDCQICPLAKQSGLNFPISNNSSNCVFQLVHADV; encoded by the coding sequence ATGTATGCTTCTAGTGCGAAGAAGGTATGGGATGAGTTCAAAGAGAGGTTTGACAAGGATAATTTGACTCGAACCTATCAATTTTGGGCTGAGATTGCAAGCCTAAAGCAAGGAACTAAGTCAGTTACCTCATACTTCTCAAAAGTGAAAGATCTATGGGATGAGTTGGACATTTTGGCCCCATTACCTTCTTGTGACTGTGAAAAATCGAGGCCTTATGTGGAACATCTAGTGAGGCAAAGATTGCTGCAGTTCATCAGGGGACTCAATGAGAGTTACAGTCAAGTAAGGAGCAATATACTGCAGAGAAGGCCAGTTTTATCAGTCAATCAAGCTTATGCATTGGCTGTACAGGAGGAGAGTCAAAGAACACTAGGTGTTGTGGAATCAAATAAGGAACCACTAACAATGTTAGCAGGAAGGGGTCAGATGTTCAAAGGCAAGAAGCCAGGGCTGATCTGCGAGCATTGTGGTTATAAAGGCCATCTGAAGGAgaattgttacaaaataatagGCTATCCTTCGGATTTCAAAAGCAAGAAGAAGGGGCAACTAGGTACATATAAACCTTTTGCTAACAATGCTAACACGGATGCGTGTGTTGAGGCCAGAAATCAACCACAGGGAAACTACCTCACAACAGAACAGTACAAACTGTTGGTAAGCCTATTGGAGAAAACTTCATTAGAAGAAAGGAGTGTAGGACCATCAGAGTTAACTGGATCATCAAACATGGTAGGTATTATGTCATTGATGTCCAATGTATCCAATGTATGTGTATATGATTGGATAATATACTCAGGTGCATCACACCACATAACATTTTGCAAGAGTGTATTAGATTCCATTAGACTTGTAGAAGGACAGTATAGTTTTGGAGTACAAACACCTACAGGAGATAGATCTGAAATCACACATGCTGGAGATGCTACAATCTTAGGGAACCAGAAAATTAAGAATGTGTTATATGTGCCAAACTTTAAGTTCAACTTACTCTCAGTATCCAAGCTGACTAAGGACCTATGCTGCTCTGCAtgttttttccctaatttttgtgTATTTCAGGGACTATATAGTGGCAGGGTGCTGGGGATTGGTAGAGAAAATAGTGGACTTTACATACTTAGTAGAGGAGATGTAGTTGTTGCTGGTTCATTTCACAAAGAAGCAGTAACAACCACATTGTGGCATCAAAGGCTAGGACATGCCTCTACATATGCTATGCAGCATTTGCCAGATTTGAAGAATAAAGTGAAGCTAGAGATGCAAAAGGACTGTCAAATTTGCCCTTTAGCTAAACAAAGTGGACTGAATTTTCCCATAAGTAACAATAGTTCAAACTGTGTGTTTCAATTGGTGCATGCTGATGTATAG